ACCTCAATGGTCTCACCGATTTTGACCGTTTTGGTCACTTCCGTTTGGTAGCCCATGGTGCCCACGATGGCCAGGGAAATCAGCACCACCCCTAAATGCACCAGATAGCCGCCGTACCGCCGCCGGTTCTTAGACAGGAGCCGCCACAAGGCGGTGAGCCATCCTTCCTGGGTTAGCTGGTGTCTCACCCGCACCCCCACCGCAATTTCCTTCAGGTGCGTAAGCCCGACAAAAGTCAGCACGCCAAAAGCCAGCGGCTGCCACAGGCTCCGGTCGCCGCTGGCAATATAGATCCAGGCGGCTACAGGAATAGAAATCACAAAGGGCCACAAACAACTCCCCAAAGTTTTGGTAAGATTCGCTTTGCGCCAGGCGATCAAAGGGCAGATACCCATTAAAAGCATCATCGCCAGCAAGATGGGTCCCGCCACCTGGTTGAAGAAGGGAGGCCCTACCGTTACCTTCACCCCGCGCACGATTTGGGAAACCAAGGGGAAAATGGTGCCCCAGAAGACGGCAAAGGCGGCTCCCACCAGCAGCAGGTTATTCAACAGGAAGCTGCTTTCCCGGGAAACATAGCTCTCAAACTCCCGGCCGTCTTTCAAGGTATCCATCCTGGCAAACAGCAGCCCAAAAGAAGCCAAAGTCATGAAAGCCAGGAAGCTTAAGAAAACGTTCCCCAAATCGGAAGCACCGAAGGCATGCACCGAGGTCATCACCCCGCTGCGCACCAGGTAAGTGCCAAAGATAGTGAGGAGGTAGGTAATGATAATTAAAACCATATTCCAGACCTTAAACATATCCTTCCGCTCTTGAATCATCACCGAGTGAATGAAAGCGGTAGCGGTCAACCAGGGTATAAAGGAGGCGTTCTCCACCGGGTCCCAGGCCCAGAAACCGCCCCAGCCGAGCTCCACATAGGCCCACTGGGCGCCGTAGAGATTGCCCAGTGACAGGAACATCCAGGCAATCACCGACCAGCGGCGGGTGGCTTTGATCCACTCATCCCCGGTCTGCCTGGTGAACAAAGCGGCCATGGCAAAAGCAAAAGGCACGGCAAAACCCACATAACCCAGGAAAATGGTAATGGGATGGATCACCATGCCCGGGTTCTGCAGCATGGGGTTAAGACCATACCCGTCAGTAACCGGGACGGGAGTACGTTCAAAAGGATTAGCCAAAAAGATGAGGGTAAACAAAAAGAAGACGCTGTTCACCAGCAGCACTACATTCACATAGGGAATGGTCTTGTCGTGGCGATGCTGTTTGGAGTAAGCCACGATGGCACTATAGATGGTCAATACCAGCGCCCACAACAATAAGGACCCGGCATTGCCCGCCCAGAAAGCGGAGAACTTATAAAACAAGGGCAAATCCCTGCTTGTATATTGATACACATACAGGACCGAAAAATCCCCTTTAAGGAGCAAGTTCACCAGCGCCAGGGAAGCTACGCTGACCAGGATGGCTACCGCCAGGATCCCGCCCTTGGCACTCTCCCCTAATCTCTTGTCGTTGGACCGGATGGCAAAAATCTGTACCACCAGCGAGTAGACCGCCGTCGCCAGAGCCAAGATGAGAGCAAAATAACCTAAATCAGCCATGATATCCTCCCGCTATTACCATGATAGTGAATCCCACAGACTACTCCTCAGCCGCTTCATACTTACTGGGACATCTCGTTTCCACGGTATCGGCCACAAACACGCCGGCGCCATGGTCATATCTTCCCCTTAGGATCGCCTCGGCTCCGCCCTCATAATCCAGGTTATCCGGTGCCACATCGTAATAGATAATGGGCAGCTGGTACTGGCCGTCGGTGACCAGGAATCTCAGTTCGATTTGTTCCCCGTTCCACTCAATGGTTTCCGGCAATACCTTTCCTTCTACCAGCAGGTATTCACCGGCATAGTTGTCACCGTTTAAGACCAGGTCGCTAATGCTCACCTGAAAGCCCGCATTGCCGCTGAACCCGGCCACCATCAAATAGGCCATGGCCCCCACAATCACTAACAGCCCGATGGACATTTTCACCTTCTTGGACAACTCTCCGTCCCCCTCACTTTCTCGTTTTAAGATAATCTACCAAATTAACATGCCAAGATCAACACTTATTAGCAATGATTCCTAATTTCTCTTATCCAGTTCTTTCATCAATTTTTCATAGGTTTTCTCGTCAATCCTGCCCTCCAACAGCATTTTTCTCAGCTTTTTCCTTTGATCCGGCGGCTCTTTCCCGGCGCCGTTCTGCTTCTTGCCGGCGGGGGCCTTTTTCTGTCCTTTGGCGGCCGCAGTCTTTTTGCCCGGCACCACTTCTCGCCTTGAGGGATTATTGCGCAAGGCGATGAACAGCACCAGGCCGAAAACGGCCAGTAATACTAACACCATTAGCGCCACCGTGCCGGTGTTCATGGAAGAACTATCAGGTTCCTCGGCGGGCACTTCCGCCGGCTCCGGGTCCAGGGAAGGCAGGTTATCTTCCTTAAAATATTCTATATTGAAAGCCAGGGGTTCTTCCGCCCCGACATCATTATACCGGTACAAGTGAACGTCAAATCCTTCCGAATCCATAAACCGGTCTTCCGCCGGAGGATGCAAGTTGAATTCCGTGGACCGCAGGGGCTGTTTGATTTCCACCGCCAGCTCCGCTACCGGGTATTTGGAGACGAACTCCACCGGAATGCTCCTGTGCCCCGCTTCCTGAAAACGAGGATAACGGTACTCCAGCAGCAAGGACAGCTGCTCACCCGGCGCCAGGGCCGCAGGCAGTTCATACTTGACCAGTTGGTGGTCTCCTTTGTCGACCACTTCAAAGTAGCGGGGGTACATGCCTTGTTTCACATCAACCAGGGTCGAAGGCTCCACATTTTTAGGCAGTTGAAACCAAACCTCTCCGCTGACCGGTGCATCTCCCTGATTCACAAAAAGAGCCGCTTGGCTGACAATGACATCCGGAGTATAGTATTCCGGCCAGATGGCTAGATGCAACTTCTCCACCACCAGAGCCTCCCGGGCTTGTCCGGTGCCGGCAAAGCCGGTGACCACAAGACAGACAAACGTCAAGATACACAGTAACCGCCTTTTGTCCAAAAAGAATCTCAACCGGTTCCACCTCGCCTACTGCAGTGTATTTC
This region of Clostridia bacterium genomic DNA includes:
- a CDS encoding heme lyase CcmF/NrfE family subunit — its product is MADLGYFALILALATAVYSLVVQIFAIRSNDKRLGESAKGGILAVAILVSVASLALVNLLLKGDFSVLYVYQYTSRDLPLFYKFSAFWAGNAGSLLLWALVLTIYSAIVAYSKQHRHDKTIPYVNVVLLVNSVFFLFTLIFLANPFERTPVPVTDGYGLNPMLQNPGMVIHPITIFLGYVGFAVPFAFAMAALFTRQTGDEWIKATRRWSVIAWMFLSLGNLYGAQWAYVELGWGGFWAWDPVENASFIPWLTATAFIHSVMIQERKDMFKVWNMVLIIITYLLTIFGTYLVRSGVMTSVHAFGASDLGNVFLSFLAFMTLASFGLLFARMDTLKDGREFESYVSRESSFLLNNLLLVGAAFAVFWGTIFPLVSQIVRGVKVTVGPPFFNQVAGPILLAMMLLMGICPLIAWRKANLTKTLGSCLWPFVISIPVAAWIYIASGDRSLWQPLAFGVLTFVGLTHLKEIAVGVRVRHQLTQEGWLTALWRLLSKNRRRYGGYLVHLGVVLISLAIVGTMGYQTEVTKTVKIGETIEVKGYTLTYEGLRERQEGSKAIVFADMPVTKDGKFYGRVTPEKVFYSNWDQPSTEVSILGSLKEDLYVILSAWDQGGQEATFKVDVNPLMAWMWIGGHLLVLGTIFAVWPGKGSGLGPRLSARA
- a CDS encoding cytochrome c maturation protein CcmE — encoded protein: MSKKVKMSIGLLVIVGAMAYLMVAGFSGNAGFQVSISDLVLNGDNYAGEYLLVEGKVLPETIEWNGEQIELRFLVTDGQYQLPIIYYDVAPDNLDYEGGAEAILRGRYDHGAGVFVADTVETRCPSKYEAAEE